The [Pseudomonas] carboxydohydrogena genome includes a window with the following:
- a CDS encoding polysaccharide biosynthesis/export family protein yields the protein MRPSRVSLIAVTLIALAMSGCMRASAPPAVAPRADLDALIYKTAPCTTARCAPVAAPANAAIPANVANAYAATEGPYRLDAGDKLRIVVFGQEGLTNTYAVDAGGSITMPLIGGVRAKGLSPAELAGVITARLKHGYIREPYVAVEIEAYRPFFILGEVTAPGQYPYVPNMTAESAVAIAGGFTPRAQRQDVKLTRTYPAGPVTTTVPLATTLKPGDTVLVGERWF from the coding sequence GTGCGCCCGTCTCGCGTGTCACTGATTGCCGTCACCCTGATTGCGCTCGCGATGTCGGGCTGCATGCGCGCCTCCGCGCCGCCTGCCGTTGCGCCGCGCGCCGATCTCGATGCGCTGATCTACAAGACCGCACCTTGCACGACGGCGCGCTGTGCGCCCGTGGCCGCGCCTGCGAACGCGGCGATCCCTGCGAATGTCGCCAATGCCTATGCCGCGACGGAAGGCCCTTACCGGCTGGACGCCGGCGACAAGCTGCGCATTGTCGTGTTCGGTCAGGAAGGACTGACCAACACCTACGCGGTCGATGCGGGGGGCTCCATCACGATGCCGCTGATCGGCGGCGTGCGTGCGAAGGGATTATCGCCGGCCGAACTCGCGGGCGTGATCACCGCGCGGCTGAAGCACGGCTATATCCGCGAGCCTTATGTGGCGGTGGAGATCGAGGCCTACCGGCCGTTCTTTATCCTCGGCGAGGTCACGGCGCCGGGCCAGTATCCTTACGTGCCGAACATGACGGCGGAAAGCGCGGTGGCGATCGCGGGTGGCTTCACGCCGCGCGCGCAGCGGCAGGACGTCAAGCTGACGCGCACCTATCCGGCGGGTCCCGTGACCACCACCGTGCCGCTTGCGACCACACTCAAGCCCGGCGACACCGTTCTCGTCGGCGAGCGCTGGTTCTAG
- the msrA gene encoding peptide-methionine (S)-S-oxide reductase MsrA — protein sequence MFFARKPLTVPAAAEALPGRPDPIPTARTHFVSGHALKGPYPAGLQTAVFGLGCFWGAERKFWQLGDAVYVTAAGYAGGTTPNPTYEEACSGMTGHTEAVLVVFDPAKISYETLLKTFWESHDPTQGMRQGNDIGTQYRSAIYTTSEAQMKAALASKAAYEKALSEQGYTAISTEVAPLEHFYFAEDYHQQYLAKNPGGYCGLGGTGVSCQIGTGVNA from the coding sequence ATGTTCTTTGCCCGCAAGCCGCTCACCGTTCCGGCCGCCGCCGAGGCGCTGCCCGGACGGCCCGACCCGATCCCGACCGCGCGGACCCATTTCGTCAGCGGTCATGCGCTGAAAGGGCCGTATCCCGCAGGGCTGCAAACCGCGGTGTTCGGGCTCGGCTGCTTCTGGGGCGCGGAACGCAAGTTCTGGCAGCTCGGCGATGCGGTGTATGTCACCGCGGCCGGCTATGCCGGCGGCACGACGCCCAATCCGACTTATGAGGAAGCCTGTAGCGGCATGACCGGACACACCGAAGCGGTGCTCGTGGTGTTCGATCCGGCGAAAATCTCCTACGAGACGCTGCTGAAGACGTTCTGGGAAAGCCACGACCCGACGCAGGGCATGCGTCAGGGCAATGATATCGGCACCCAGTATCGCTCGGCGATCTACACGACGAGCGAGGCGCAGATGAAAGCCGCGCTGGCCTCGAAAGCGGCCTACGAGAAGGCGCTTTCGGAGCAGGGCTATACCGCGATCTCCACCGAGGTCGCGCCGCTGGAGCATTTCTATTTCGCCGAGGACTACCATCAGCAATACCTCGCCAAGAATCCGGGCGGCTATTGCGGCCTTGGCGGCACCGGCGTGTCCTGCCAGATCGGCACCGGCGTCAACGCCTGA
- the rpsT gene encoding 30S ribosomal protein S20 yields MANTTSAKKATRKIARRTAINKSRRTQMRGSVRSVEAAIEKGDRAAAVEAMKQAEPQLMRAAQRNIIHKNNASRKVSRLTAQIAKLAK; encoded by the coding sequence ATGGCCAATACCACTTCCGCCAAGAAGGCGACCCGCAAGATTGCCCGCCGCACTGCGATCAATAAATCTCGCCGCACCCAGATGCGCGGATCGGTTCGTTCGGTCGAGGCTGCGATCGAGAAGGGCGACCGCGCGGCTGCCGTTGAAGCGATGAAGCAGGCCGAGCCGCAGTTGATGCGCGCTGCTCAGCGCAACATCATTCACAAGAACAATGCGAGCCGGAAGGTGTCGCGCCTCACCGCGCAGATCGCCAAACTCGCCAAGTAA